Proteins found in one Streptomyces diastaticus subsp. diastaticus genomic segment:
- a CDS encoding replication-relaxation family protein, with the protein MFVPSPKETRAHRTLAALAVHRQATGEQLHRLVVPDSGPRALAPVLAQLAEEELIGSITLPNSGRKRAWFLTHRGAGVCRDWPELRGRQPLPLSTSMAASMRAAHTLTVVRTHLAFLDDARAQGDEYGPLDWAPEVAHNVSDGERLVADALMRYVVLGAEGRVKLRAFVEVDRATMSGEDLAAKLISYARFHTYTPPAPGGRLTAGSNSVAWLRWYPTMPRVLFVLTGAGPRALANRLADLREMAAEHPLVAAMAAKVPLGAAVLEDVEEHGARAAVWTSLAGPEERCGWDELQPASAPATRVT; encoded by the coding sequence ATGTTCGTGCCCTCGCCCAAGGAGACTCGCGCGCACCGCACGCTCGCGGCCCTGGCTGTCCACCGGCAGGCCACCGGAGAGCAACTGCACCGGCTGGTGGTCCCCGATTCGGGGCCCAGGGCTCTGGCGCCCGTCCTGGCCCAGCTCGCCGAGGAGGAGCTGATCGGATCGATCACTCTGCCGAACAGCGGCCGGAAGCGGGCCTGGTTCCTGACTCATCGCGGGGCGGGGGTCTGCCGGGACTGGCCCGAGCTCCGGGGCCGGCAGCCGCTGCCCTTGTCCACCTCGATGGCCGCCTCGATGCGCGCCGCGCACACGCTGACGGTGGTCCGAACCCACCTGGCGTTCCTGGACGACGCCCGGGCGCAGGGTGACGAGTACGGGCCGCTTGACTGGGCCCCCGAGGTCGCGCACAACGTCAGTGACGGGGAGCGGCTGGTCGCCGACGCGCTGATGCGCTACGTGGTGCTCGGCGCGGAAGGGCGCGTGAAACTGCGCGCCTTCGTCGAGGTGGACCGGGCCACGATGAGCGGGGAGGACCTGGCGGCGAAGCTGATCTCGTACGCCCGCTTCCACACCTACACGCCGCCGGCGCCCGGGGGGCGGCTCACGGCGGGTTCCAACTCCGTGGCGTGGCTGCGGTGGTACCCGACCATGCCGCGGGTGCTGTTCGTGCTGACCGGTGCCGGTCCTCGGGCGCTGGCGAACCGTCTTGCGGACCTGCGGGAGATGGCGGCTGAGCATCCCCTGGTCGCGGCGATGGCGGCGAAGGTTCCGCTCGGGGCGGCGGTACTGGAGGACGTCGAGGAGCACGGGGCCCGGGCGGCGGTGTGGACGTCGCTGGCCGGGCCGGAGGAGCGGTGTGGCTGGGACGAGCTGCAGCCGGCTTCGGCGCCGGCCACCCGCGTCACGTGA
- a CDS encoding ATP/GTP-binding protein, with protein MGTSGTVTAMPVADGVVTVLSWLFSLLEWGWDNVWWWAPLGAVLAAGGYAGLRRLADHASQERTAVMLKPRRGFEPSPEEIHRYGIQLLRASGAGPWWVPRRARTVRIRFHGDGVRALTYTVEAPAGAALLLRHSPFGEDVEVSTVPVGRRVKGRHRVRAEFMLRGGGPAETSLREVPAIPDPLQPLVNALSDMRADLHDVAEVCFDVQRPSPSRLRLKRNSAVNKARSERWREAARASRWQRMNAGGGFAQAWSGRAGRPAGGSLVLSPEQVDRKEALGKLADETPVVRVQVLVRCSSDIEGRARARLQQIQAAMDVSSGSARWSMRGWRFGPVAVTSDHQPWRGAFDHRWQTGQAAPPSANWVAVEELAGWLKPLTVHTRMPLLEGEVPTFQVGNPGLVLQGWYRSVDGRRRLLATVESETLFEVAIGKAGWGKTERALCQAVGLAHSGRGLAMVDPHGDTWARAAPYLAHQHIAERALLIDLADRGAKSPLAAWNPLSVHDGTDAHRVVADTVDTVAHTLGWSAATAPRGLTIFTQAVRALVAVNEAACRAGSPECQTTLFQMDPLFNDAGFRDRVLARLPEDERKWWQTVFPTLPADAASIVLNPISRLASDPVSRAFLGQPVGSYQMRRAMDEQQVMWIMPQGGGPTSQLITTLILRDIQRAAYSRRDTPAGERVPFRLYLDELRTLLSGGAETVAQLTEEARKFGLRLHGMSQLLQRLPEDVRDTLLQNASTLSSTAGSTRAISLMTAEWGELVSPGQVADLARYRHYMTMTVRGERVGPVLVEGPVLEEVFKDQERRQHVPALNREALRNAGAQPRGQLLAQARDHQETVRVWLSQTTQTKTPQLKGYR; from the coding sequence ATGGGTACGAGCGGGACGGTGACGGCCATGCCGGTCGCGGACGGCGTGGTAACGGTGCTGAGCTGGCTGTTCAGCTTGCTGGAGTGGGGTTGGGACAACGTGTGGTGGTGGGCGCCGCTGGGGGCGGTGCTCGCCGCCGGCGGGTATGCCGGGCTGCGGCGGCTGGCCGATCATGCCTCCCAGGAGCGGACTGCGGTGATGCTGAAGCCGCGGCGTGGCTTCGAGCCGAGCCCGGAGGAGATCCACCGGTACGGGATACAGCTTCTCCGGGCCTCGGGGGCGGGCCCGTGGTGGGTGCCCCGGCGCGCCAGGACGGTGCGGATTCGCTTTCACGGCGACGGGGTGCGGGCCTTGACCTACACGGTGGAGGCTCCGGCGGGCGCCGCGCTGCTCCTTCGCCACAGCCCGTTCGGCGAGGACGTGGAGGTCTCGACCGTGCCGGTCGGGCGGCGGGTGAAGGGCAGGCACCGGGTCCGGGCGGAGTTCATGTTGCGGGGCGGAGGGCCGGCGGAGACGTCGCTCCGTGAGGTCCCGGCGATCCCGGACCCGCTTCAGCCGCTGGTGAACGCCCTCTCGGACATGCGCGCTGACCTCCACGATGTCGCCGAGGTGTGCTTTGACGTCCAGCGGCCCTCGCCTTCTCGGCTGAGGCTCAAGCGGAACAGCGCTGTGAACAAGGCGCGTTCGGAGCGCTGGCGGGAGGCGGCCCGGGCGTCGCGCTGGCAGCGGATGAACGCCGGGGGCGGTTTCGCGCAGGCGTGGTCGGGCCGCGCGGGTCGGCCTGCGGGAGGCTCCCTCGTTCTGTCGCCCGAGCAGGTCGACCGTAAGGAGGCGCTGGGCAAGCTGGCCGACGAGACGCCGGTGGTGCGGGTGCAGGTGCTGGTGCGGTGCTCCAGCGACATCGAGGGGCGGGCCCGGGCGCGGCTCCAGCAGATCCAGGCGGCGATGGACGTGTCGTCGGGATCGGCGCGGTGGTCGATGCGGGGCTGGCGGTTCGGGCCGGTGGCGGTGACGAGCGATCATCAGCCGTGGCGTGGCGCGTTCGACCACCGGTGGCAGACCGGGCAGGCGGCGCCGCCGTCCGCGAACTGGGTCGCGGTGGAGGAGCTGGCCGGGTGGCTCAAGCCCCTCACGGTGCACACCCGGATGCCGCTGCTGGAGGGTGAGGTCCCGACCTTTCAGGTGGGCAACCCCGGGCTGGTCCTTCAGGGCTGGTACCGGTCGGTGGACGGGCGGCGGCGGCTGCTGGCCACCGTCGAGTCGGAGACGCTCTTCGAGGTCGCCATCGGCAAGGCCGGCTGGGGGAAGACCGAGCGGGCCCTGTGTCAGGCCGTCGGCCTGGCCCACAGCGGCCGAGGTCTGGCGATGGTGGACCCGCACGGCGACACCTGGGCCCGGGCCGCGCCGTACCTGGCGCACCAGCACATCGCGGAGCGGGCCCTGCTCATCGACCTCGCGGACCGGGGGGCGAAGTCTCCGCTGGCGGCCTGGAATCCGCTCTCCGTGCACGACGGGACCGACGCGCACCGGGTGGTCGCGGACACGGTCGACACCGTGGCGCACACCCTGGGCTGGTCGGCGGCGACGGCGCCGCGCGGCTTGACGATCTTCACGCAGGCGGTTCGGGCTCTCGTGGCGGTCAACGAGGCGGCCTGCCGTGCGGGGAGCCCGGAGTGCCAGACCACGCTGTTCCAGATGGACCCGCTGTTCAACGACGCCGGGTTCCGGGACCGTGTGCTGGCCCGGCTGCCCGAGGACGAGCGCAAGTGGTGGCAGACCGTCTTCCCGACGCTGCCCGCGGACGCGGCGTCGATCGTGCTGAACCCCATCAGCCGGCTGGCGAGCGACCCGGTCTCGCGGGCCTTCCTCGGGCAGCCGGTCGGCAGTTACCAGATGCGCCGCGCCATGGATGAGCAGCAGGTCATGTGGATCATGCCGCAAGGGGGAGGGCCCACCAGCCAGCTCATCACCACGCTGATCCTGCGCGACATCCAGCGGGCGGCGTACTCGCGGCGCGACACCCCCGCAGGGGAGCGGGTGCCCTTCCGGCTCTACCTGGACGAGCTGCGCACCCTGCTGTCGGGCGGCGCCGAGACGGTGGCGCAGCTGACGGAAGAGGCCCGCAAGTTCGGGTTGCGGCTGCACGGGATGAGCCAGCTCCTCCAGCGGCTCCCGGAAGACGTGCGCGACACCCTGCTGCAGAACGCCTCGACGTTGTCGTCCACGGCCGGCTCGACGCGGGCGATCAGCCTCATGACGGCTGAGTGGGGCGAGCTGGTCTCCCCCGGCCAGGTCGCCGACCTGGCTCGCTACCGGCACTACATGACGATGACGGTGCGCGGCGAACGCGTCGGCCCCGTCCTGGTTGAGGGGCCTGTGCTGGAGGAGGTCTTCAAGGACCAGGAGCGCCGCCAGCACGTGCCCGCGCTCAACCGGGAGGCGCTGAGGAACGCGGGGGCGCAGCCTCGGGGGCAGCTTCTCGCCCAGGCCCGTGACCACCAGGAGACCGTACGGGTCTGGCTGAGCCAGACCACCCAGACGAAGACCCCCCAGTTGAAGGGATACCGGTAG
- a CDS encoding C40 family peptidase encodes MSTLAEEDQETFDAGEGNGDGIPPRMLQAYRSAAGQAGKFAPGCRGMRWPILAGIARIESNHAAGRSVSESGDIRPKIYGPLLDGAGVGGNTTAHPDTDGGRWDGTARGERAVGPFQFIPATWASTAPAGHRDPHNADDAALAAVIYLCGRGRDLRSESQLEAALFQYNRSKVYVADVRRWIDQYSAGGGTGSTNLEGVKGKARTVLEAALSQRGVPYSWGGGDAKGKSTGSCCSPSGKSGASIVGFDCSGLTTYAFARAGISLPRTASAQSQRGNRLWTLKQMAPGDLVFFSYIPGQDSAIYHVGIYLGDGKMINAARPGTRVRIDPVASMSGFAGGARLW; translated from the coding sequence TTGTCGACTCTCGCGGAGGAGGATCAGGAGACCTTCGATGCCGGGGAGGGCAACGGGGACGGAATCCCGCCGAGGATGCTCCAGGCCTACCGGTCGGCGGCCGGCCAGGCAGGGAAGTTCGCGCCGGGGTGCCGGGGGATGCGGTGGCCGATCCTGGCGGGGATCGCACGGATCGAGTCGAACCACGCGGCCGGCCGGTCGGTGTCGGAGAGCGGGGACATCCGTCCGAAGATCTACGGGCCCCTGCTGGACGGCGCCGGGGTCGGCGGGAACACCACCGCGCACCCGGACACCGACGGTGGCCGCTGGGACGGCACCGCCCGCGGGGAGCGGGCGGTAGGCCCCTTCCAGTTCATCCCCGCCACCTGGGCGTCCACCGCCCCGGCGGGGCACCGTGACCCGCACAACGCCGACGACGCCGCCTTGGCCGCGGTGATCTACCTCTGCGGCCGGGGCCGCGACCTGCGCTCGGAGAGTCAGCTGGAGGCGGCGCTCTTCCAGTACAACCGCTCGAAGGTCTACGTCGCCGACGTCCGCCGCTGGATCGACCAGTACTCCGCCGGAGGCGGGACCGGGTCGACGAACCTGGAGGGTGTGAAGGGCAAGGCCCGGACGGTTCTGGAGGCGGCGCTGTCCCAGCGGGGCGTCCCGTACTCGTGGGGCGGGGGCGACGCGAAGGGCAAGAGCACCGGCAGCTGCTGTTCCCCCAGCGGCAAGTCGGGGGCCTCCATCGTGGGATTCGACTGCTCGGGGCTGACGACGTACGCCTTCGCGCGGGCCGGGATCAGCCTGCCTCGCACGGCCAGCGCCCAGTCCCAACGGGGCAATCGGCTGTGGACGTTGAAGCAGATGGCCCCTGGCGACCTGGTCTTCTTCTCCTACATCCCCGGCCAGGACAGCGCCATCTATCACGTAGGGATCTACCTCGGAGACGGGAAAATGATCAACGCTGCGCGTCCGGGCACGAGGGTCCGGATCGACCCGGTGGCGTCGATGTCGGGGTTCGCGGGGGGTGCGCGGCTGTGGTGA